In a single window of the Nicotiana tomentosiformis chromosome 10, ASM39032v3, whole genome shotgun sequence genome:
- the LOC104109352 gene encoding glutathione S-transferase U9-like, giving the protein MGEENNVTLHGMWASPYVKRVELALKVKGIPFEYIEEDLSKKSPLLLKYNPIHQKVPVLVHNGKPVSESFVILEYIDETWNNEPRLFPKDPYERSRVRFWASYIQQVTECMLKVFKGEEKALEEFYEKLSVLENGIKNSSLEITTNIEGRNMGLLDIMIIITLGAYKVQEQVFGVKILDAEKTPLLYSWLTSLIELPIVKEITPPYDKVLSFLHFLKDIVFKAPAN; this is encoded by the exons ATGGGAGAGGAAAATAATGTCACTCTACATGGAATGTGGGCTAGCCCCTATGTGAAGAGAGTAGAACTGGCTCTCAAAGTCAAAGGCATACCTTTTGAGTATATAGAAGAAGATTTAAGCAAGAAAAGTCCATTGCTGCTCAAATACAATCCCATTCATCAGAAAGTGCCTGTACTTGTCCATAATGGAAAGCCAGTATCGGAGTCCTTTGTCATTCTTGAATACATTGATGAGACATGGAACAATGAACCTCGACTTTTTCCGAAAGATCCTTATGAAAGATCCAGAGTTCGATTCTGGGCTTCTTACATCCAACAG GTGACTGAATGCATGCTCAAGGTCTTCAAAGGGGAAGAAAAAGCATTAGAGGAATTTTATGAGAAATTGAGCGTACTCGAAAATGGAATTAAGAATTCCTCCCTGGAGATAACCACTAATATAGAAGGAAGGAATATGGGGTTGCTAGATATCATGATCATTATTACATTAGGGGCATACAAAGTACAAGAGCAAGTGTTTGGTGTGAAGATATTGGATGCAGAGAAGACACCCCTCTTATACTCATGGTTGACTAGTTTAATTGAGCTGCCTATAGTTAAGGAAATCACTCCCCCTTATGACAAGGTGctttcatttcttcattttctcaaAGACATCGTCTTCAAAGCTCCGGCCAATTGA